The following are encoded in a window of Cupriavidus oxalaticus genomic DNA:
- a CDS encoding LysR family transcriptional regulator, with the protein MSLSLDQLQAFVAAAEAGSFSAAARRLGKAQSVVSAAVSNLEIDVGNALFDRAGRYPVLTPAGERLLAEARVILERCEHFRGVAKSLGEGVETRLVLAVDELYPEETLGQLLEAFSGRFPAVELEVLFPLMEDVSRLVLEGGADLGIMWRQEVLPPELGFHALGWMPMQILCAPDHPLASQRVDWEELKRYRQLMVATRTDSEEKMRLRVAADVWWVESQWVIVELVKRGLGWAFVPWHVVANSPAAAQLVSPPLAFQQQDWPVAMELVWHKQRPLGKAATWLRERICAQPLPNAPQRGA; encoded by the coding sequence ATGAGTCTCTCGTTGGACCAACTCCAGGCTTTCGTCGCTGCTGCGGAAGCCGGCTCGTTTTCCGCCGCCGCGCGCCGGCTCGGCAAGGCCCAGTCAGTGGTCAGCGCCGCCGTGTCGAACCTGGAGATCGACGTCGGCAATGCGCTGTTCGACCGCGCCGGCCGCTATCCCGTGCTGACCCCGGCCGGCGAGCGGCTGCTGGCGGAAGCGCGCGTGATCCTGGAGCGCTGCGAGCATTTCCGCGGCGTGGCCAAGAGCCTGGGCGAGGGCGTGGAGACGCGGCTGGTGCTGGCCGTCGACGAGTTGTACCCGGAGGAAACGCTGGGCCAGCTGCTCGAAGCGTTCTCCGGCCGGTTTCCGGCGGTCGAGCTCGAAGTGCTGTTCCCGCTGATGGAAGACGTGAGCCGGCTGGTGCTGGAGGGCGGCGCCGACCTCGGCATCATGTGGCGGCAGGAAGTGCTGCCGCCCGAGCTGGGCTTTCATGCGCTGGGCTGGATGCCGATGCAGATCCTGTGCGCGCCCGATCATCCGCTGGCGTCGCAGCGCGTGGACTGGGAAGAGCTGAAGCGCTACCGCCAGCTGATGGTCGCCACGCGCACCGACAGCGAAGAGAAGATGCGCCTGCGCGTGGCGGCGGATGTGTGGTGGGTGGAGAGCCAGTGGGTCATCGTCGAGCTGGTCAAGCGCGGGCTGGGCTGGGCGTTCGTGCCGTGGCACGTGGTGGCCAACTCGCCGGCCGCGGCGCAGCTGGTGTCGCCGCCGCTGGCGTTCCAGCAGCAGGACTGGCCGGTGGCGATGGAACTGGTGTGGCACAAGCAGCGGCCGCTGGGCAAGGCCGCCACCTGGCTGCGCGAGCGCATCTGCGCGCAGCCATTGCCGAACGCGCCGCAGCGCGGCGCCTAG
- a CDS encoding efflux transporter outer membrane subunit produces MFGRFLAHALPLPLACALLLAGCAVGPDYKRPDAPVTEAFKEATDASTDTTTDANAWRGDWKTAEPQDAIARADWWTVFGDPQLDALMSEVQISNQNIKAAEAQYRQAVAALQAARAGFFPTVDAQAGASRARGASGNTLNGQSLTLGATWEIDVWGRVRRQVESSEASAQASQADLASTLLSTQATLAQSYFLLRVADAQKALLDRTVADYQKSLQLVQNQYAAGTAQRSDVLQSETQLKSAQAQQIDIQITRAQLEHAIAVLVGKPPAALSLAADEFGKAPPRVPAAVPSELLERRPDIGAAERRMASANAQIGVAQAAYYPTLSLSASGGLTASTLARWMSLPDRIWSIGGGLAGTLFDGGLRSAAKAQAVAAYDQTVANYRQTVLSAFQEVEDNLAAQRLLEQEAVVQNDALRSAREALALVNNRYRAGTAGLLDVLTAQTAAYTAERTALSIAGRQYTAAVVLIKALGGNWHPQPLEGTTAGAAPAAPATTVGQR; encoded by the coding sequence GTGTTTGGCCGATTCCTGGCCCATGCCCTGCCGCTGCCGCTCGCGTGCGCGCTGCTGCTGGCCGGCTGCGCGGTCGGTCCCGACTACAAGCGGCCCGACGCACCGGTGACGGAAGCCTTCAAGGAAGCCACCGATGCGAGCACCGACACCACGACCGATGCCAATGCCTGGCGCGGCGACTGGAAGACCGCCGAGCCGCAGGATGCCATCGCGCGCGCCGACTGGTGGACGGTCTTTGGCGACCCGCAGCTCGATGCGCTGATGTCGGAAGTGCAGATCTCCAACCAGAACATCAAGGCGGCCGAAGCGCAGTACCGCCAGGCCGTGGCCGCGCTGCAGGCGGCCCGCGCCGGCTTCTTCCCGACCGTCGATGCGCAGGCCGGTGCGTCGCGTGCGCGCGGCGCCAGCGGCAATACGCTCAACGGGCAGAGCCTGACGCTGGGTGCGACGTGGGAGATCGACGTGTGGGGCCGCGTGCGCCGCCAGGTGGAAAGCAGCGAAGCCAGCGCGCAGGCAAGCCAGGCCGACCTGGCGTCGACGCTGCTGTCGACGCAGGCGACGCTGGCGCAGAGCTATTTCCTGCTGCGTGTGGCCGATGCGCAGAAGGCGCTGCTCGACCGCACCGTGGCCGACTACCAGAAGTCGCTGCAGCTGGTGCAGAACCAGTACGCCGCCGGCACCGCGCAACGCTCCGACGTGCTGCAGTCGGAGACCCAGCTCAAGAGCGCGCAGGCGCAGCAGATCGACATCCAGATCACGCGCGCGCAGCTCGAGCACGCCATCGCCGTGCTGGTCGGCAAGCCGCCCGCGGCGCTGTCGCTGGCCGCGGACGAATTCGGCAAGGCCCCGCCGCGCGTGCCGGCCGCGGTGCCTTCGGAATTGCTGGAGCGCCGGCCCGACATCGGCGCGGCCGAGCGTCGCATGGCGTCGGCCAACGCGCAGATCGGCGTGGCGCAGGCCGCGTACTACCCGACGCTGTCGCTGTCGGCCAGCGGCGGGCTGACCGCCAGCACGCTGGCGCGCTGGATGTCGCTGCCGGACCGCATCTGGTCGATCGGCGGCGGACTGGCCGGCACGCTGTTCGACGGCGGGCTGCGCAGCGCGGCCAAGGCGCAGGCCGTGGCCGCCTATGACCAGACCGTGGCCAACTATCGCCAGACCGTGCTGTCGGCGTTCCAGGAAGTCGAGGACAACCTCGCCGCGCAGCGGCTGCTGGAGCAAGAGGCGGTAGTGCAGAACGACGCGCTGCGCTCCGCGCGCGAGGCGCTGGCGCTGGTCAACAACCGCTACCGCGCCGGCACCGCGGGCCTGCTCGACGTGCTGACGGCGCAGACCGCTGCCTACACCGCCGAGCGCACCGCGCTGTCGATCGCCGGACGCCAGTACACGGCGGCGGTGGTGCTGATCAAGGCGCTGGGCGGCAACTGGCATCCGCAGCCACTGGAGGGTACGACCGCCGGCGCCGCACCCGCCGCCCCCGCCACGACGGTCGGCCAGCGCTAG
- a CDS encoding efflux RND transporter permease subunit: MNLSAAFIHRPVATALLTLGILLAGLAALRLLPVSPLPQVDFPTISVSASLPGASPETMAATVATPLERALGTIAGVTEITSSSSLGSTRVTLQFDLSRDIDGAARDVQAAINASRATLPTSLPNNPTYRKVNPADAPIMIIALTSPTMTRGQLYDAASTILAQKLSQVEGVGQVTIGGASLPAVRVELNPTALNNYGISLEDVRNTISATNANRPLGTLENASNNWQVYANDQMMKAEDYMPLIIRYATPGTYSSASAGALIASTANATASGGVSTKVVNGVTVTTLTTSSGTTTITSGATGGASATSGPNSFAVPVRLRDVANVVDSVQDIRNAGSANGKPSVLLVLNRSPGANIIETVDRVREMLPNLQKMIPAAISMDVMMDRTPTIRASLREVEHTLMISVALVIMVVFIFLRNVRATLIPSVAVPVSLIGTFTVMYLAGFSLNNLSLMALTIATGFVVDDAIVVLENISRHLEEGMKPLAAALRGAREVGFTVLSMSLSLIAVFIPLLLMGGIVGRLFQEFAITLSVAILVSLVVSLTTTPMMCARMLRPVEPEKQGRFFRATERMFQWLQDGYARSLSTALRLSPLVWLVLIATIALNVYLYVIVPKGFFPQQDTGRLIGFIRADQATSFQAMRGKLDSFIKIVQSDPAVENVTGFTGGSQRNTGQMFVTLKPLAERKESADAIIARLRDKLAKEPGARLFLQPVQDIRVGGRQSSSQYQFTLQSDDLEVLRAWEPKVRAALSNLKGLEDIDTDTNDKGLQTSVIIDRDAASRLGVTAQQVDAVLNNAFGQRLVSTIYHPLNQYRVVMELSPEYLQGPNALKDIYVVTGNGNRVPLSAFARVIPTSTPLGVSHQGQFAASTISFNLAQGTSLSQATDAINREMARIGVPETLRANFQGGAKAFQDSLKSQPVLILAALVTIYIVLGVLYESYVHPLTILSTLPSAGVGALLALMASKTDFSIIALIGVILLIGIVKKNAIMMIDFAIDAERREGLSPRDAIYRACLLRFRPILMTTMAALLGAVPLAIGRGDGAELRAPLGISIVGGLVVSQLLTLYTTPVVYLTLDRWRLKVKAWRRRRRGGTPDQPAAV; encoded by the coding sequence ATGAATCTTTCGGCTGCCTTTATCCATCGCCCGGTCGCGACCGCGCTGCTCACGCTCGGCATCCTGCTGGCCGGGCTGGCGGCGCTGCGGCTGCTGCCGGTGTCGCCGCTGCCGCAGGTGGATTTCCCCACCATCTCGGTCTCGGCGTCGCTCCCTGGCGCCAGCCCGGAAACGATGGCCGCCACCGTGGCGACGCCGCTGGAGCGCGCGCTCGGCACCATCGCCGGCGTGACGGAAATCACCTCCAGCAGCTCGCTTGGCTCGACCCGCGTGACGCTGCAGTTCGACCTGTCGCGCGATATCGACGGCGCCGCGCGCGACGTGCAGGCGGCGATCAACGCCTCGCGCGCGACGCTGCCGACCAGCCTGCCCAACAACCCGACCTACCGCAAGGTCAACCCCGCCGACGCGCCGATCATGATCATCGCGCTGACGTCGCCCACGATGACGCGCGGGCAGCTCTACGATGCGGCCTCGACCATCCTCGCGCAGAAGCTGTCGCAGGTGGAAGGCGTGGGACAGGTCACCATCGGCGGCGCCTCCTTGCCGGCGGTGCGGGTCGAGCTGAACCCGACCGCGCTGAACAACTACGGCATCTCGCTGGAGGACGTGCGCAACACCATCAGTGCGACCAACGCCAACCGGCCGCTCGGCACGCTGGAGAACGCCAGCAACAACTGGCAGGTCTACGCCAACGACCAGATGATGAAGGCGGAAGACTACATGCCGCTGATCATCCGCTACGCCACGCCGGGCACCTACTCGTCGGCGTCGGCGGGCGCGCTGATCGCCAGCACCGCCAATGCGACCGCCAGCGGCGGCGTCAGCACCAAGGTGGTCAACGGCGTCACCGTGACCACGCTGACCACCAGCAGCGGCACCACCACCATCACCAGCGGCGCCACCGGGGGCGCCAGCGCCACCAGCGGCCCCAACTCGTTCGCGGTGCCCGTGCGACTGCGCGACGTGGCCAACGTGGTCGATTCGGTGCAGGACATCCGCAACGCCGGCTCGGCCAACGGCAAGCCGTCGGTGCTGCTGGTGCTGAACCGCTCGCCCGGCGCCAACATCATCGAGACCGTCGACCGCGTGCGCGAGATGCTGCCGAACCTGCAGAAGATGATCCCGGCGGCGATCTCGATGGACGTGATGATGGACCGCACGCCCACCATCCGCGCTTCGCTGCGCGAGGTCGAGCACACGCTGATGATCTCGGTGGCGCTGGTGATCATGGTGGTGTTCATCTTCCTGCGCAACGTGCGCGCGACGCTGATCCCCAGCGTGGCGGTGCCGGTCTCGCTGATCGGCACTTTCACGGTGATGTACCTGGCCGGGTTCTCGCTGAACAACCTGTCGCTGATGGCGCTGACGATCGCCACCGGCTTCGTCGTCGACGATGCCATCGTGGTGCTGGAGAATATCTCGCGCCATCTCGAGGAGGGCATGAAGCCGCTGGCGGCCGCGCTGCGCGGCGCGCGCGAGGTGGGCTTCACGGTGTTGTCGATGAGCCTGTCGCTGATTGCCGTGTTCATTCCGCTGCTGTTGATGGGCGGCATCGTCGGGCGCCTGTTCCAGGAGTTTGCGATCACGCTGTCGGTGGCGATCCTGGTGTCGCTGGTGGTGTCGCTGACCACCACGCCGATGATGTGCGCGCGCATGCTGCGGCCGGTGGAACCGGAGAAGCAGGGACGCTTCTTCCGCGCCACCGAGCGCATGTTCCAGTGGCTGCAGGATGGCTATGCGCGTTCGCTGTCCACCGCGCTGCGGCTGAGCCCGCTGGTGTGGCTGGTGCTGATCGCCACCATCGCGCTCAACGTGTACCTGTACGTGATCGTGCCCAAGGGCTTCTTCCCGCAGCAGGACACGGGCCGGCTGATCGGCTTTATCCGCGCCGACCAGGCCACCTCGTTCCAGGCCATGCGCGGCAAGCTCGACAGCTTTATCAAGATCGTGCAGTCGGACCCGGCGGTGGAGAACGTGACCGGCTTTACCGGCGGCTCGCAGCGCAATACCGGGCAGATGTTCGTCACGCTCAAGCCGCTGGCGGAGCGCAAGGAATCGGCCGACGCGATCATTGCGCGGCTGCGCGACAAGCTGGCGAAGGAACCGGGGGCAAGGCTCTTCCTGCAGCCGGTGCAGGACATCCGCGTCGGCGGGCGGCAGAGCAGCTCGCAGTACCAGTTCACGCTGCAGTCCGACGACCTGGAGGTGCTGCGCGCGTGGGAGCCCAAGGTGCGCGCGGCGTTGTCCAACCTGAAGGGGCTGGAGGACATCGACACCGACACCAACGACAAGGGCCTGCAGACCTCCGTGATCATCGACCGCGATGCGGCATCGCGCCTGGGCGTGACCGCGCAGCAGGTCGATGCGGTGCTGAACAACGCCTTCGGCCAGCGGCTGGTGTCGACCATCTACCATCCGCTCAACCAGTACCGCGTGGTGATGGAGCTGAGCCCGGAGTACCTGCAGGGCCCGAACGCGCTCAAGGACATCTACGTCGTCACCGGCAACGGCAACCGCGTGCCGCTGTCCGCGTTCGCGCGCGTGATCCCGACCAGCACGCCGCTGGGCGTGAGCCACCAGGGCCAGTTCGCGGCATCGACGATCTCGTTCAACCTGGCGCAAGGGACTTCGCTGTCGCAGGCAACCGATGCGATCAACCGCGAGATGGCGCGCATCGGCGTGCCCGAAACGCTGCGCGCCAACTTCCAGGGCGGCGCCAAGGCGTTCCAGGATTCGCTCAAGAGCCAGCCGGTCCTGATCCTGGCCGCGCTGGTCACGATCTACATCGTGCTGGGCGTGCTGTATGAAAGCTATGTCCACCCGCTGACGATCCTGTCGACCCTGCCTTCGGCTGGCGTAGGTGCACTGCTGGCGCTGATGGCGTCGAAGACGGACTTCAGCATCATCGCGCTGATCGGCGTGATCCTGCTGATCGGCATCGTGAAGAAGAACGCGATCATGATGATCGACTTCGCCATCGACGCCGAGCGCCGCGAAGGGCTGTCGCCGCGCGATGCCATCTACCGCGCCTGCCTGCTGCGCTTCCGCCCGATCCTGATGACGACCATGGCCGCGCTGCTGGGCGCGGTGCCGCTGGCGATCGGCCGCGGCGACGGTGCCGAGCTGCGCGCGCCGCTGGGCATCTCGATTGTCGGCGGCCTGGTGGTGAGCCAGCTGCTGACGCTGTACACCACGCCGGTGGTCTACCTGACGCTGGACCGCTGGCGCCTGAAGGTCAAGGCCTGGCGCCGGCGCCGCCGCGGCGGCACGCCTGACCAGCCGGCCGCCGTCTGA
- a CDS encoding MdtB/MuxB family multidrug efflux RND transporter permease subunit yields MNPSRLFIERPVATALLMLAILLSGLVAYRLLPLSALPEVDYPTIQVTTLYPGASPDVMTSSVTAPLERQFGQMPGLKQMSSSSSGGASVITLQFELTLPLDVAEQEVQAAINAGSNLLPSDLPMPPVYSKVNPADAPIMTIAMTSDTMPLPKLQDMVDTRVAQKISQIQGVGLVTISGGQRPAVRIQANPTALASLGMSIDDLRTAIGSANVNGAKGSFDGPQRASTIDANDQLRSADEYRQIILGYRNGAPIRITDVAEIVDGPENSRLAAWANDKPAIVLNIQRQPGANVIEVVDRIKALLPQLQNALPASVHVQLLTDRTTTIRASVEDVQFELLLAIVLVVMVIFLFLRNIPATIIPGVAVPLSLVGTFGVMYLAGFSINNLTLMALTIATGFVVDDAIVMIENIMRYIEKGDSPMQAALKGSKQIGFTIISLTFSLVAVLIPLLFMGDVVGRLFREFAITLAVSILISAVVSLTLTPMMCARLLHHVPEEKLSRFHRATGRFFDNVIERYGRGLEWVLDRQRATLVVAVATLALTVLLYLLVPKGFFPVQDTGVIQGITEAAQTTSFSAMARKQESVAKVVMQDPAVASLSSFIGVDGSNTTLNAGRMLINLKPKGERDPIDVVTQRLQQAVQSLGGVSLFTQPVQDLTIEDKVSRTQYQFTVEDPDPETLATWVPRLVERLRQEPELRDVTSDQQNNGLRAYVDIDRDAAARFGITTAVIDSALYSAFGQRLVSTIFTQSSQYRVVLETMPEFRTSPQSLTELRLPSSSGGQVPLGAFARITERTGPLVINHQGQFPAATISFNLAHGESLGAAVDKITRVEQELGLPISMQTSFQGAALAFRASLSNTLWLILAAVVTMYIVLGVLYESTIHPVTILSTLPSAGVGALLALLVAGMDLGIIAIIGIILLIGIVKKNAIMMIDFALEAEREGGMTPRDAIFQACLLRFRPILMTTMAALLAALPLMLGSGIGSELRQPLGVTMVGGLLVSQVLTLFTTPVIYLAFDRVATRVKGWRKRRFGDPEEGGTGEEPAQESTPR; encoded by the coding sequence ATGAACCCCTCACGCCTCTTCATCGAGCGCCCGGTCGCCACGGCGCTGCTGATGCTGGCCATCCTGCTGTCCGGGCTGGTGGCCTACCGGCTGCTGCCGCTGTCGGCGCTGCCGGAGGTCGACTACCCGACCATCCAGGTCACCACGCTCTACCCCGGCGCCAGCCCCGACGTGATGACCTCGTCGGTGACCGCGCCGCTGGAGCGGCAGTTCGGCCAGATGCCCGGCCTGAAGCAGATGTCGTCGTCCTCGTCGGGCGGCGCCTCGGTGATCACGCTGCAGTTCGAGCTGACGCTGCCGCTGGATGTGGCCGAGCAGGAGGTGCAGGCCGCCATCAATGCCGGCAGCAACCTGCTGCCGTCCGACCTGCCGATGCCGCCGGTCTACAGCAAGGTCAACCCGGCGGATGCGCCGATCATGACCATCGCCATGACGTCCGACACCATGCCGCTGCCCAAGCTGCAGGACATGGTCGATACGCGCGTGGCGCAGAAGATCTCGCAGATCCAGGGCGTGGGCCTGGTCACCATCAGCGGCGGGCAGCGCCCGGCGGTGCGCATCCAGGCCAACCCGACCGCGCTGGCCTCGCTCGGCATGTCGATCGACGACCTGCGCACCGCGATCGGCTCGGCCAACGTCAACGGCGCCAAGGGCAGCTTCGACGGCCCGCAGCGCGCCTCGACCATCGACGCCAACGACCAGCTGCGCTCCGCCGACGAGTACCGCCAGATCATCCTGGGCTACAGGAACGGCGCGCCGATCCGCATTACCGACGTGGCCGAGATCGTCGACGGCCCCGAAAACAGCCGCCTGGCCGCGTGGGCCAACGACAAGCCCGCGATCGTGCTGAACATCCAGCGCCAGCCCGGCGCCAACGTGATCGAGGTGGTCGACCGCATCAAGGCCCTGCTGCCGCAGTTGCAGAACGCGCTGCCGGCATCGGTGCACGTGCAGCTGCTGACCGACCGCACCACCACCATCCGCGCCTCGGTCGAGGACGTGCAGTTCGAGCTGCTGCTGGCGATCGTGCTGGTGGTGATGGTGATCTTCCTGTTCCTGCGCAATATCCCTGCCACCATCATCCCCGGCGTGGCGGTGCCGCTGTCGCTGGTGGGCACCTTCGGCGTGATGTACCTGGCCGGGTTCTCGATCAACAACCTGACGCTGATGGCGCTGACCATTGCCACCGGCTTTGTGGTGGACGATGCGATCGTGATGATCGAGAACATCATGCGCTACATCGAGAAGGGCGATTCGCCGATGCAGGCGGCGCTCAAGGGCTCCAAGCAGATTGGCTTCACCATCATCTCGCTGACCTTCTCGCTGGTGGCGGTGCTGATCCCGCTGCTGTTCATGGGCGACGTGGTGGGGCGCCTCTTCCGCGAGTTCGCGATCACGCTGGCGGTGTCGATCCTGATCTCGGCGGTGGTATCGCTGACGCTCACGCCGATGATGTGCGCGCGCCTGCTGCACCATGTGCCGGAAGAGAAGCTGTCGCGCTTTCACCGTGCCACCGGCCGCTTCTTCGACAACGTGATCGAGCGCTACGGCCGCGGGCTGGAGTGGGTGCTCGATCGCCAGAGGGCCACGCTGGTCGTTGCGGTGGCCACGCTGGCGCTGACGGTGCTGCTGTACCTGCTGGTGCCCAAGGGCTTCTTCCCGGTGCAGGACACCGGCGTAATCCAGGGCATCACCGAGGCCGCGCAGACCACCTCGTTCAGCGCCATGGCGCGCAAGCAGGAATCAGTGGCCAAGGTGGTGATGCAGGACCCCGCGGTGGCGAGCCTGTCGTCGTTCATCGGCGTGGATGGCAGCAACACCACGCTCAACGCCGGGCGCATGCTGATCAACCTCAAGCCCAAGGGCGAGCGCGACCCGATCGACGTGGTCACGCAGCGCCTGCAGCAGGCGGTGCAGAGCCTCGGCGGCGTGTCGCTGTTCACGCAGCCGGTGCAGGACCTGACCATCGAGGACAAGGTCTCGCGCACGCAGTACCAGTTCACCGTCGAGGATCCGGATCCCGAGACGCTCGCCACGTGGGTGCCGAGGCTGGTGGAGCGCCTGCGCCAGGAGCCCGAGCTGCGCGACGTCACCAGCGACCAGCAGAACAACGGCCTGCGCGCCTATGTCGATATCGACCGCGACGCCGCGGCGCGCTTCGGCATCACCACGGCGGTGATCGACAGCGCGCTGTACAGCGCCTTCGGCCAGCGGCTGGTGTCGACCATCTTCACGCAGTCGAGCCAGTACCGCGTGGTGCTCGAGACCATGCCGGAATTCCGCACCAGCCCGCAATCGCTGACCGAGCTGCGCCTGCCCTCCTCTTCCGGCGGACAGGTGCCGCTGGGCGCGTTCGCGCGCATCACCGAGCGCACCGGGCCGCTGGTGATCAACCACCAGGGGCAATTCCCGGCCGCGACGATCTCGTTCAACCTGGCGCATGGCGAATCGCTTGGCGCCGCGGTCGACAAGATCACCAGGGTGGAACAGGAACTCGGCCTGCCGATCTCGATGCAGACCAGCTTCCAGGGCGCGGCGCTGGCGTTCCGCGCGTCGCTGTCGAACACGCTGTGGCTGATCCTGGCCGCGGTGGTGACGATGTATATCGTGCTGGGCGTGCTGTATGAAAGCACGATCCACCCGGTCACGATCCTGTCGACGCTGCCGTCGGCCGGCGTGGGCGCGCTGCTGGCGCTGCTGGTGGCGGGGATGGACCTGGGCATCATCGCCATCATCGGCATCATCCTGCTGATCGGCATCGTCAAGAAGAACGCGATCATGATGATCGACTTCGCGCTCGAGGCCGAGCGCGAAGGCGGCATGACGCCGCGCGACGCGATCTTCCAGGCCTGCCTGCTGCGCTTCCGCCCGATCCTGATGACCACCATGGCGGCATTGCTGGCGGCGCTGCCGCTGATGCTGGGCTCCGGCATCGGCAGCGAGCTGCGCCAGCCGCTGGGCGTGACCATGGTGGGCGGCCTGCTGGTCAGCCAGGTGCTGACGCTGTTCACCACGCCGGTGATCTACCTGGCCTTCGACCGCGTGGCCACGCGCGTGAAGGGCTGGCGCAAGCGCCGCTTCGGTGATCCGGAGGAAGGCGGCACGGGCGAGGAGCCGGCGCAGGAGTCCACCCCGCGATGA
- a CDS encoding MdtA/MuxA family multidrug efflux RND transporter periplasmic adaptor subunit, producing MSNPEQGQPNPSPSPSSRPPLPPGGTPPRRNRRRLYAGLLVLLLAGGGWYWYAHRGDAPQGTAGGPGGAGRPGAGGPGGPGGGAGMPRSPVVVATVAQRDMDVVLNGLGNVTPVSNVTVRAQVSGPLLKVLFKEGQMVKAGDVLAEIDPRPFQAALDQAVGQLARDQALLQNARLDQQRYRTLLGQDSISKQQVDTQDALVRQYEGVVKTDQGNVANARLQLGYTKIVAPVSGRIGLRQVDPGNIVNTSDTNGIALITQIQPIAVMYTIPEDNLPSVLKKLNAGEKLPVQAWDRQVRNQLGEGELLTTDNQIDTTTGTVKLKAVFPNADGMLFPNQFVNVRTRVDTLKDATVIPVAAIQRGQQGTFVYTVDDASKVKVQVITLGPGDGSRNAVLKGLAPGQRVVVDGADRLKEGMTVEAVDPAARAAATVPASQPRGRGRRSRDGAGGASAPGAPGAPAAESPRRQPQQQQQQQQQQQQQ from the coding sequence ATGTCCAACCCCGAACAAGGCCAACCTAACCCCTCCCCGTCCCCGTCTTCCCGCCCGCCCCTGCCGCCCGGCGGCACCCCGCCGCGCAGGAACCGGCGCCGGCTGTATGCCGGGCTGCTGGTGCTGCTGCTCGCCGGGGGCGGCTGGTACTGGTATGCCCACCGCGGTGACGCCCCCCAAGGCACCGCAGGCGGCCCGGGCGGCGCCGGCAGGCCCGGTGCAGGAGGTCCCGGCGGCCCGGGCGGAGGCGCCGGCATGCCCCGCTCGCCGGTGGTGGTTGCCACCGTGGCCCAGCGCGACATGGACGTGGTCCTGAACGGGCTGGGCAACGTGACCCCGGTCTCGAACGTGACCGTGCGCGCGCAGGTGTCCGGCCCGCTGCTGAAGGTGCTGTTCAAGGAGGGCCAGATGGTCAAGGCCGGCGACGTGCTGGCCGAGATCGACCCACGCCCGTTCCAGGCCGCGCTGGACCAGGCCGTGGGCCAGCTGGCGCGCGACCAGGCGCTGCTGCAGAACGCGCGGCTGGACCAGCAGCGCTACCGCACCCTGCTGGGCCAGGACTCGATCTCCAAGCAGCAGGTCGATACCCAGGACGCGCTGGTGCGCCAGTACGAGGGCGTGGTCAAGACCGACCAGGGCAATGTCGCCAACGCGCGCCTGCAGCTGGGCTATACGAAGATCGTGGCGCCGGTGTCCGGCCGCATCGGCCTGCGCCAGGTCGATCCGGGCAATATCGTCAACACCAGCGACACCAACGGCATCGCGCTGATCACGCAGATCCAGCCGATCGCCGTGATGTACACCATCCCGGAGGACAACCTGCCGTCGGTGCTGAAGAAGCTCAACGCCGGAGAAAAGCTGCCGGTGCAGGCCTGGGACCGCCAGGTGCGCAACCAGCTCGGCGAAGGCGAGCTGCTGACCACCGACAACCAGATCGACACCACCACCGGCACGGTCAAGCTCAAGGCAGTCTTCCCCAATGCCGACGGCATGCTGTTCCCCAACCAGTTCGTCAACGTGCGCACGCGCGTGGACACGCTCAAGGACGCCACCGTGATCCCGGTCGCGGCGATCCAGCGCGGCCAGCAGGGCACCTTTGTCTACACCGTGGACGACGCCAGCAAGGTCAAGGTGCAGGTGATCACCCTCGGACCCGGCGATGGCAGCCGCAATGCGGTGCTCAAGGGCCTGGCGCCCGGCCAGCGCGTGGTGGTGGATGGCGCCGACCGGCTCAAGGAAGGCATGACGGTGGAGGCGGTCGACCCGGCCGCGCGCGCCGCGGCCACGGTGCCGGCCAGCCAGCCGCGCGGTCGCGGCCGGCGCAGCCGCGACGGCGCCGGCGGCGCCAGTGCGCCGGGTGCCCCGGGTGCCCCGGCTGCGGAAAGCCCGCGCCGCCAGCCGCAGCAGCAGCAGCAGCAGCAGCAGCAGCAGCAGCAGCAGTAA